Proteins from one Triticum aestivum cultivar Chinese Spring chromosome 7A, IWGSC CS RefSeq v2.1, whole genome shotgun sequence genomic window:
- the LOC123154097 gene encoding putative F-box protein At4g21240 → MMKRSHTTVLDDLPEWIVIEEILVWLPPKDLFRCRAVCKLWRSATSTDKFMLDNCRRQPLLPVITQDIPGQEGVRFVVFRDKSVGADQKLCPIIQHSKFHNLLGACDGFLILFSESDFWICNPATRKCAILPQPRVPSSSAGVPRIYIAGFYQHQPSGEYRVLWFSRGCLCGYVLRFGSDKPRIISRPSVSSRLPEFWHQGEFDSCYSSQVNHRGSLHWLTGIYMETAVDIMVFDTVTETFRWMRSPGRLGRRVSLLEMDNKLASCIDNDASIEIWVMQDYEAEVWALKYRINLLAMNTSPQFKYISKMALLNQRELLICCHTPSVGPDYLLHCDTDGKFLGYYEMKEGTYSTYFTNQYFQESMIPLPFCEMQEEGGVDKEPPFFIGL, encoded by the coding sequence ATGATGAAAAGAAGCCACACGACCGTCCTCGACGACCTGCCTGAGTGGATTGTGATCGAAGAGATCCTCGTCTGGTTGCCCCCCAAGGACCTCTTTCGCTGTCGTGCTGTCTGCAAGTTGTGGCGCAGTGCCACCTCCACCGACAAGTTCATGCTCGACAATTGCCGCCGCCAGCCATTGCTCCCTGTCATCACACAGGATATCCCTGGACAGGAAGGAGTCAGGTTCGTTGTCTTCCGTGACAAAAGTGTTGGAGCCGATCAAAAGCTCTGTCCAATCATCCAGCACTCTAAGTTCCATAATCTCCTGGGCGCCTGTGATGGCTTTCTCATCTTGTTCAGTGAGTCTGATTTCTGGATCTGCAACCCGGCCACTCGCAAATGTGCTATACTACCGCAACCTCGAGTTCCATCATCATCGGCAGGGGTTCCCCGCATCTACATAGCTGGATTCTACCAGCACCAACCATCTGGGGAATACCGGGTGCTTTGGTTCTCACGTGGCTGCCTTTGTGGCTACGTTCTCAGGTTTGGATCCGACAAGCCGAGAATCATCAGTCGGCCATCTGTGTCATCGCGTTTGCCGGAATTCTGGCACCAAGGGGAATTTGATTCCTGCTATAGTTCACAAGTCAACCACCGCGGCAGCCTGCACTGGTTAACAGGAATCTACATGGAGACTGCCGTGGACATTATGGTGTTTGACACAGTTACTGAGACGTTCCGGTGGATGCGCAGTCCTGGCCGGTTGGGCCGTCGGGTGTCGTTGTTGGAGATGGACAACAAGCTTGCTTCATGCATCGACAATGATGCCAGCATAGAGATTTGGGTGATGCAAGACTATGAGGCTGAGGTCTGGGCCTTGAAGTACCGGATTAACTTGTTAGCGATGAATACATCACCACAGTTCAAGTATATTTCTAAGATGGCACTGCTTAACCAGCGTGAGCTGCTGATCTGTTGTCACACTCCATCGGTGGGTCCTGATTATCTGTTGCATTGTGACACTGACGGAAAGTTTTTGGGATATTACGAGATGAAAGAGGGAACATATTCAACATACTTCACAAATCAGTACTTTCAAGAGAGCATGATTCCACTTCCGTTCTGTGAGATGCAAGAAGAAGGTGGTGTGGATAAGGAGCCTCCATTCTTCATAGGGCTATAA